The Echinicola rosea genome has a segment encoding these proteins:
- the pheT gene encoding phenylalanine--tRNA ligase subunit beta, translating to MKISVNRLKDYIPFEETTERIAELLTQSGLEVEGVERFESIAGGLRGVVIGEVLTCEAHPNADRLKKTTVDVGPEVVPIVCGAPNVAKGQKVVVATVGAALSTPDGDVFVIKKAKIRGEVSQGMICAEDELGLGQDHDGIMVLDTELPNGTPAGEYFKVTTTDVVEIGLTPNRADAASHLGVARDLKALLARDLEMPDVSGFKVDNTSRPVEVVVEDATDCPRYAGLTISNIKVGPSPEWLQNYLKAIGLEPINNVVDATNFILHDLGQPLHAFDLDKVKGDKIIVKKLPKGTSFTTLDEKERKLTGEELMICDEDGGLCIAGVFGGLGSGVSDGTTAIFLESAYFSPDVIRRGSLVHGLKTDASFRFERGTDPNMPVLALKKAALLIKEIAGGEITSAITDLYPSPIADFEVSVKYAHIDRLIGKHIPKEHVHSILKSLDIDVTNPDEKGFTAIVKPYRVDVTREADIIEEILRIYGFENVLLSDTYQSSFLAEHPAKDTNKLQYRVSELLTGMGYFEIMTNSLTKPGYSEKSGFLNTAENVEIYNKLSEDLGVMRQSLLFTGLEVLAHNINRRQTDLKFFEFGTAYFKEQEGYREEKHLSMFLTGKKAAESWLEPSKEVAFPDLYTVVERLLDKLNVRVPAVEIIHDAPFDYALKLKIGEKEIGKVGLLSSEITKLADVKQEVLFAELRWDYLLKKASGLKQYAEISKFPEVRRDLSLVIDKSVSFDAVRKVAEKAGGKLLKHIGVFDVYQGDKIEAGKKAYALSFYLQDNTKTLTDKIIDQSMGRLMKSFEKEIGALIRK from the coding sequence ATGAAAATTTCTGTCAATAGATTAAAAGACTATATACCATTTGAAGAAACCACGGAGAGGATTGCTGAGCTCCTTACCCAGTCTGGACTGGAAGTAGAAGGAGTGGAGCGCTTTGAATCCATTGCTGGTGGACTGCGTGGAGTGGTGATCGGAGAGGTACTTACCTGTGAAGCTCACCCAAATGCAGACCGACTGAAAAAAACTACCGTGGACGTGGGCCCGGAAGTGGTTCCGATCGTTTGTGGTGCACCAAATGTCGCCAAAGGACAAAAAGTAGTGGTCGCTACTGTAGGGGCAGCGCTGTCCACACCAGACGGGGATGTTTTTGTCATAAAAAAGGCGAAAATCCGTGGAGAAGTTTCGCAAGGTATGATCTGTGCCGAGGATGAACTTGGCCTTGGTCAGGATCATGATGGTATCATGGTGCTGGACACGGAGCTGCCAAACGGAACTCCTGCTGGTGAATATTTTAAAGTGACCACCACTGATGTAGTGGAAATAGGCTTGACCCCAAACCGAGCGGATGCCGCTTCCCATCTAGGGGTGGCCCGTGATCTAAAAGCCTTGTTGGCCCGAGACCTGGAGATGCCTGATGTCAGTGGGTTTAAGGTGGACAATACTTCAAGACCGGTAGAAGTGGTGGTGGAAGATGCCACCGATTGTCCGCGCTATGCGGGATTGACCATTTCCAATATCAAGGTGGGACCTTCGCCTGAGTGGCTTCAAAACTACTTAAAAGCCATTGGCCTTGAGCCTATCAATAATGTAGTGGATGCTACCAATTTCATTTTGCATGACTTAGGTCAGCCGTTGCATGCGTTTGATTTGGACAAGGTGAAGGGCGATAAAATAATAGTCAAAAAACTTCCCAAGGGTACTTCCTTTACCACATTGGATGAGAAAGAGCGCAAGCTGACGGGGGAAGAGTTGATGATCTGTGACGAAGATGGTGGATTGTGCATCGCTGGGGTGTTTGGCGGTCTTGGCTCTGGAGTCAGTGACGGAACTACCGCTATATTCCTTGAGAGTGCCTATTTCTCTCCTGATGTGATCAGAAGGGGTAGCCTGGTACATGGGCTGAAAACGGATGCCTCTTTCCGCTTTGAAAGAGGTACTGATCCCAATATGCCCGTTCTTGCGCTTAAGAAAGCCGCATTGCTCATCAAGGAAATTGCAGGAGGGGAGATCACTTCAGCAATAACCGATCTTTATCCATCGCCCATCGCGGATTTTGAGGTGAGCGTAAAGTATGCCCATATCGACCGTTTGATAGGAAAGCATATCCCAAAGGAGCACGTGCATAGCATCTTGAAAAGCCTTGATATTGACGTGACAAATCCTGATGAAAAAGGTTTTACGGCGATTGTAAAGCCTTATCGTGTGGATGTGACACGTGAAGCAGACATCATTGAAGAGATCCTGAGGATTTATGGTTTCGAAAATGTCCTGCTTTCGGATACCTATCAATCCAGCTTCTTGGCCGAACATCCGGCCAAGGATACCAATAAATTGCAATACAGGGTTTCTGAATTGCTGACCGGGATGGGGTATTTTGAGATAATGACCAATTCACTGACCAAGCCAGGTTATTCAGAGAAATCGGGTTTTCTTAATACAGCGGAGAATGTAGAGATCTACAATAAGCTAAGTGAGGACCTTGGTGTCATGAGACAGAGTTTGCTGTTCACCGGACTGGAGGTATTGGCACATAATATCAACCGTCGGCAGACAGATCTGAAATTCTTCGAATTCGGCACGGCCTACTTTAAGGAGCAAGAGGGATACCGTGAAGAAAAACACCTGTCCATGTTTCTGACGGGCAAAAAAGCTGCGGAAAGTTGGCTTGAGCCTTCCAAGGAAGTGGCTTTCCCGGATCTTTATACGGTGGTGGAGCGGCTATTGGATAAGCTGAATGTTCGTGTGCCAGCGGTGGAAATCATCCATGATGCACCTTTTGATTATGCCCTTAAGCTTAAAATTGGCGAAAAGGAAATTGGCAAAGTGGGGTTATTGTCATCGGAAATCACCAAATTGGCTGATGTAAAGCAAGAAGTGCTTTTTGCAGAATTGCGTTGGGATTATTTGTTGAAGAAAGCAAGTGGCCTGAAGCAATATGCGGAGATCTCTAAGTTTCCGGAAGTCCGTAGGGATTTATCATTGGTAATTGATAAGTCTGTGTCATTTGATGCGGTAAGAAAAGTGGCTGAGAAAGCAGGAGGAAAGCTTTTGAAGCACATAGGGGTGTTTGATGTTTATCAGGGAGATAAAATTGAGGCAGGTAAAAAAGCCTATGCGCTGAGTTTTTATCTTCAGGATAATACCAAGACACTCACCGATAAGATCATTGATCAGTCCATGGGCCGATTGATGAAGTCTTTTGAAAAGGAAATTGGGGCGTTGATTAGAAAATGA
- a CDS encoding DUF1684 domain-containing protein yields MKQQQVLLGIVGVVVLAAVGYMFFGGQNSEDYRQKILDERERQYKFLRYNDESPLTDKQKLAFDSLVCFPVDEKYSVRARMVPLQQKQLLEIPMTDGSMETYVKHSYVDFELEGKSCRLLLLQAADEPDKKNFFLPFADETSGELTYGGGRYLNLRQDGMNSITIDFNLAYNPYCAYNPDFACPIPPKENILDLPIKAGEKNYLK; encoded by the coding sequence ATGAAGCAGCAGCAGGTTTTATTGGGAATAGTGGGAGTAGTCGTCTTGGCGGCAGTGGGTTATATGTTTTTTGGAGGACAAAATAGCGAAGACTACCGGCAGAAGATCTTGGACGAGCGGGAGCGGCAGTATAAATTTTTAAGGTATAACGATGAATCGCCCCTTACGGACAAACAAAAGCTGGCTTTTGATAGCTTGGTTTGTTTTCCGGTGGATGAAAAGTACAGCGTCCGTGCCCGAATGGTACCGCTTCAGCAAAAGCAACTCTTGGAAATCCCGATGACAGACGGGTCGATGGAGACCTATGTGAAGCACAGTTATGTGGATTTTGAATTGGAGGGCAAGTCGTGCAGGTTATTGCTTTTGCAGGCGGCTGATGAGCCAGACAAAAAGAATTTTTTCTTGCCGTTTGCCGACGAGACCAGTGGAGAACTCACCTATGGCGGGGGGAGATATTTAAATCTTCGGCAGGATGGAATGAACAGTATTACCATTGACTTTAACTTGGCATATAACCCTTATTGTGCTTATAATCCCGATTTTGCTTGCCCCATTCCTCCAAAAGAGAATATTTTGGATCTTCCAATCAAAGCAGGGGAGAAAAATTACTTGAAATAA
- the radC gene encoding RadC family protein produces the protein MEIYQSIKISSLAEEDRPREKLQLKGKAVLTDAELIAILIGSGTASVSAVDLSKHILASVENNLAALARLSVNDLKKFKGIGEAKAIAIVSALELGRRRKLLEIPKKPKITCSKDVYELMRPELLDESVEYFYALLLDRANGVIRKALISKGGTSGTVVDPKLVFKAALEHGASSVVLVHNHPSGTRKPSEADERLTKRLVDLGGKMELPIIDHLIFTDVGYFSFADESMI, from the coding sequence ATGGAAATTTACCAGTCTATAAAAATATCTTCCTTGGCAGAAGAAGACCGGCCTAGGGAGAAGCTTCAGTTAAAAGGGAAGGCGGTATTGACCGATGCAGAACTTATCGCGATCTTGATAGGTTCGGGGACGGCGTCTGTAAGTGCAGTGGACCTGTCCAAACATATTTTGGCAAGTGTGGAAAATAACCTTGCGGCATTGGCGCGACTCTCTGTCAACGACCTGAAGAAGTTTAAAGGGATCGGCGAGGCAAAGGCCATTGCAATTGTGAGTGCTTTGGAGCTGGGCAGGCGACGGAAGCTGCTTGAAATTCCCAAAAAGCCAAAAATCACTTGCTCAAAGGACGTGTATGAACTGATGAGGCCCGAGCTTCTTGACGAATCAGTGGAGTATTTTTATGCGTTGCTCCTGGACCGGGCAAATGGCGTTATCCGGAAAGCGCTGATCAGTAAGGGGGGGACAAGTGGAACAGTCGTGGATCCCAAGCTGGTGTTTAAGGCGGCACTGGAACATGGGGCTTCGTCAGTTGTACTTGTGCATAACCATCCCTCCGGTACACGGAAGCCCTCGGAAGCGGATGAGAGACTGACCAAAAGACTGGTGGATTTGGGTGGAAAAATGGAGTTGCCCATTATAGATCATTTGATTTTCACAGATGTTGGTTATTTTAGCTTCGCAGATGAATCAATGATCTAA
- the rpsT gene encoding 30S ribosomal protein S20 translates to MANHKSALKRIRANEAKRLRNKYQAKTTRTFIKKLRHTTDKVEAQELFKKVSSMIDKLAKKNIIHKNNAANKKSSLAKLVNALG, encoded by the coding sequence ATGGCAAATCACAAATCAGCTCTTAAGAGAATTCGTGCAAACGAAGCCAAGCGTTTGAGAAACAAATATCAAGCGAAGACTACGAGAACTTTCATTAAGAAATTGAGACATACTACTGACAAGGTGGAAGCTCAGGAGTTGTTCAAGAAAGTTTCTTCTATGATCGATAAGCTTGCTAAGAAAAACATTATCCATAAAAATAATGCAGCCAACAAAAAATCAAGTTTGGCAAAACTTGTTAATGCGCTAGGTTAA
- a CDS encoding zinc dependent phospholipase C family protein, which produces MKRIILFVFLLLFALQAFGFWGFYAHKKINRLAVFSLPLEMIGFYKENIVYITENAVNPDKRRYAVKGEAEKHYVDADVYGDSAVYTLPRYWDEAVEQYGEDSLRKYGIAPWNVQFVQSRLTKAFKDKNAKAILRLSADLGHYIGDINVPLHTTVNYNGQLTGQEGIHGFWESRIPELLSADFDLFIGRAEYIQNTQLAAWEAVIQAHEAMDSVLHFEKKLSKKFSDDKKYSFEERGTINTKVYSKPFTIAYDQMLDGQVERQMKRSIKMIADFWYTAWVDAGQPDLTPLLNQKIPEATWQKSSQENKVKARNHEF; this is translated from the coding sequence ATGAAACGAATTATACTTTTTGTTTTTTTGCTACTGTTTGCACTTCAGGCTTTTGGATTTTGGGGATTTTACGCCCACAAAAAGATCAATCGCCTTGCCGTTTTTTCCCTCCCCCTCGAAATGATCGGCTTCTATAAGGAAAATATCGTGTACATTACTGAAAATGCCGTCAACCCAGACAAAAGACGCTATGCGGTAAAAGGAGAGGCAGAAAAGCACTATGTCGATGCAGACGTTTATGGAGACAGTGCCGTCTATACTTTGCCGCGATACTGGGACGAAGCAGTGGAGCAATACGGTGAAGACAGTTTAAGAAAATACGGTATTGCGCCATGGAACGTCCAATTTGTACAAAGCCGTCTCACCAAAGCCTTCAAAGACAAGAATGCCAAAGCAATCCTCAGGCTATCCGCTGATTTGGGTCACTATATTGGTGACATCAATGTCCCACTACACACCACCGTAAATTACAATGGACAGCTTACCGGACAAGAAGGCATCCACGGATTTTGGGAAAGCAGGATACCTGAGCTGCTTTCGGCCGACTTCGACCTTTTTATCGGAAGAGCAGAATACATCCAAAACACACAGCTTGCTGCTTGGGAGGCCGTCATCCAAGCCCATGAAGCGATGGACAGCGTATTGCATTTCGAAAAAAAACTGAGCAAAAAATTCAGTGATGACAAAAAATATAGTTTTGAGGAACGTGGAACCATAAACACCAAGGTGTATTCCAAACCCTTTACCATTGCTTATGACCAGATGCTGGATGGCCAAGTAGAAAGACAAATGAAACGTTCTATCAAAATGATAGCCGACTTTTGGTACACTGCATGGGTGGACGCTGGACAGCCTGACCTGACACCGCTACTAAACCAAAAAATCCCTGAAGCAACATGGCAAAAATCTTCTCAGGAGAACAAGGTCAAAGCCCGCAACCATGAATTTTAG
- a CDS encoding pyridoxal phosphate-dependent aminotransferase: MRQILLAPGADELNYEIRGIVKKAKIIEGLGFEITWENIGDPIQKSNTIPAWMKDIVKDLVSDDKTYGYSDSKGMLNTRQYLAGLNNKRSGVQISADDILFFNGLGDAIAKLYQFLIPTARIIGPSPAYSTHSSAEAAHANTFPITYRLDPDKSWYPDMDDLYNKVKYNPNIVGLLIINPDNPTGMVYPREVLERFVAIAREFNLLLIADEIYQNITYNGHEAITLSEVIGDLPGISLKGISKEFPWPGSRCGWMEFYNKNASEEFNKLCTTLENAKMIEVCSTMLPQLAIPKIMSHPEYLPYRKNANDRIGKRSQIMEEVLSGVPGIKFNKTKGAFYNTIVFDESMLNERQYLPVEDVRVKGYLAQWLNEDDMPHDKRFVYNLLASEGICVVPVSSFCSSLRGFRVTLLEEDEDKFRDTFTRIANSIRFYLNSA, encoded by the coding sequence ATCAGACAGATTTTGCTGGCCCCAGGGGCCGATGAACTGAACTACGAAATCAGGGGAATCGTAAAAAAAGCAAAGATTATAGAAGGTTTGGGATTTGAGATCACTTGGGAAAATATCGGTGATCCCATCCAGAAGAGCAATACTATTCCGGCATGGATGAAGGATATCGTAAAGGATCTAGTCAGTGATGACAAGACCTATGGTTATTCAGACTCCAAAGGGATGTTGAATACTCGGCAGTACCTTGCAGGGCTGAACAATAAGCGTAGCGGAGTTCAGATTTCCGCGGATGATATTTTGTTTTTTAATGGTCTCGGAGACGCCATTGCCAAGTTGTACCAGTTTCTGATCCCTACTGCCAGGATCATAGGGCCTTCTCCAGCTTACTCTACCCATAGCTCTGCTGAAGCTGCACATGCCAATACCTTTCCCATAACCTACAGGTTGGATCCCGACAAAAGTTGGTATCCTGATATGGACGATTTGTACAATAAAGTAAAATACAATCCCAATATCGTAGGCCTTTTGATCATTAATCCTGACAATCCCACTGGTATGGTCTATCCAAGAGAGGTGCTGGAGCGCTTTGTGGCCATTGCCCGTGAGTTTAACCTTTTGCTGATTGCCGATGAAATTTACCAAAATATTACTTATAATGGCCATGAGGCCATTACCCTGTCCGAGGTAATCGGGGACCTGCCAGGAATATCCCTCAAGGGGATTTCAAAGGAATTTCCTTGGCCAGGGTCGCGGTGTGGCTGGATGGAATTCTATAATAAGAATGCCTCAGAGGAGTTTAATAAGCTCTGCACTACATTGGAAAATGCCAAAATGATAGAGGTGTGCTCTACCATGCTGCCCCAGCTGGCGATTCCCAAGATCATGAGCCATCCCGAATACCTGCCTTACCGCAAAAATGCCAATGACCGAATTGGCAAAAGGAGCCAGATCATGGAAGAGGTGCTCTCAGGTGTCCCAGGGATCAAATTCAATAAGACCAAGGGGGCGTTTTATAACACCATCGTCTTTGATGAATCCATGCTCAATGAGCGACAGTACCTTCCTGTGGAGGATGTACGTGTAAAGGGATATTTGGCACAATGGCTCAATGAGGATGATATGCCACATGATAAACGATTTGTATATAACCTTCTGGCGTCTGAAGGAATCTGCGTGGTGCCTGTAAGTTCATTTTGTTCTAGCCTTAGGGGTTTTCGGGTGACGTTATTGGAAGAAGACGAAGATAAGTTTAGGGATACATTTACCCGGATCGCCAATAGCATCCGTTTTTACCTGAACTCTGCTTAA
- the ettA gene encoding energy-dependent translational throttle protein EttA produces the protein MSDEKIIFSMAGVSKIYPPQKKVLKDIYLSFFYGAKIGVLGLNGSGKSSLLKIIAGVDTEYQGEVAWSAGYSVGMLEQEPDLDPEKTVKEVVEEAVSDTVALLKEFEEINEKFMDPAVMEDPDAMNKLIEKQGEVQEKLDAANAWELDVVLDKAMDALRLPPSDALIGNLSGGEKRRVALCRLLLQEPDVLLLDEPTNHLDAESVHWLEQHLKQYKGTVIAVTHDRYFLDNVAGWILELDRGEGIPWKGNYSSWLDQKQKRLAQEEKSESKRQKTLERELEWIKMTPKAKQAKGKARLNAYEKLVGEDAKEHESKLELYIPPGPRLGSKVIEVNGVSKSYGDKLLFEDLTFALPQGGIVGIIGPNGAGKSTLFKLITGNEQPDAGSFEVGETVQLAYVDQEHDLLDANKSVYQTISEGNENIKLGNKEMNARAYVSKFNFSGSDQEKKVGILSGGERNRVHLALTLKENGNLLLLDEPTNDLDVNTLRSLEEALENFGGCAVVISHDRWFLDRICTHILAFEGDSQVYWFEGNFTDYEENKRKRLGDVDPKRIKYKKLK, from the coding sequence ATGAGTGACGAGAAAATTATATTTTCAATGGCCGGGGTGTCAAAAATCTACCCTCCCCAAAAGAAGGTGTTGAAAGATATTTACCTGTCTTTTTTTTATGGGGCTAAAATTGGTGTTTTGGGCCTGAATGGGTCTGGAAAGAGTTCTTTGCTTAAAATTATAGCCGGGGTGGACACGGAGTACCAGGGAGAAGTCGCTTGGTCTGCTGGGTATTCCGTAGGGATGCTGGAGCAAGAGCCTGATTTGGATCCTGAAAAAACCGTCAAAGAAGTGGTGGAAGAGGCCGTGTCAGATACGGTCGCCCTGCTCAAAGAGTTTGAGGAAATCAACGAAAAATTCATGGATCCTGCCGTCATGGAGGATCCTGATGCCATGAATAAGCTGATCGAAAAACAGGGAGAAGTCCAGGAAAAACTGGATGCGGCCAATGCCTGGGAGCTTGATGTGGTACTTGACAAGGCCATGGATGCGCTAAGGCTTCCACCGAGTGATGCCCTAATCGGCAATCTTTCTGGTGGAGAGAAACGGAGGGTGGCACTTTGCCGATTATTGCTGCAGGAACCGGATGTACTCCTCCTGGATGAACCTACCAACCACTTGGATGCGGAGTCAGTGCACTGGTTAGAACAGCACTTAAAGCAGTATAAGGGTACTGTGATTGCCGTTACCCACGACCGTTATTTCTTGGATAATGTCGCCGGTTGGATCCTCGAGCTGGACAGGGGAGAGGGGATCCCATGGAAAGGCAACTACAGTAGCTGGTTGGATCAAAAACAAAAACGACTGGCACAAGAAGAGAAATCTGAATCCAAACGCCAGAAGACACTTGAAAGGGAGCTGGAATGGATCAAGATGACTCCCAAGGCCAAGCAAGCCAAAGGGAAAGCCCGTCTGAATGCTTATGAAAAATTGGTGGGAGAGGATGCCAAGGAGCATGAATCCAAGCTGGAGCTGTACATCCCGCCTGGGCCGAGATTGGGGTCGAAGGTGATCGAGGTGAACGGTGTTTCGAAGTCCTACGGGGACAAGTTGCTTTTTGAAGATTTGACATTTGCTCTTCCCCAAGGGGGAATTGTAGGTATCATCGGGCCAAACGGTGCCGGTAAATCGACCTTGTTCAAGCTGATTACTGGAAATGAACAACCCGATGCCGGTAGCTTTGAGGTAGGGGAAACTGTCCAATTGGCATATGTGGATCAAGAGCATGACCTGTTGGATGCCAATAAAAGTGTTTACCAAACGATCTCTGAGGGAAACGAAAATATCAAGCTGGGCAATAAAGAAATGAACGCCAGGGCTTATGTCAGTAAGTTTAATTTCTCCGGATCGGATCAGGAGAAAAAAGTAGGCATACTTTCCGGAGGGGAAAGAAACCGGGTTCATTTGGCTCTGACCCTAAAGGAAAATGGTAATTTGCTCCTGCTCGATGAGCCTACCAATGACTTGGATGTCAATACACTGAGGTCACTGGAGGAAGCGTTGGAAAACTTTGGTGGCTGCGCGGTGGTGATTTCCCACGACCGGTGGTTCTTGGATAGGATTTGTACTCACATTCTGGCATTCGAAGGGGATTCTCAAGTGTATTGGTTTGAAGGGAATTTTACAGATTATGAGGAGAACAAAAGAAAACGACTGGGCGATGTGGATCCCAAGAGAATTAAATACAAGAAGCTAAAATGA
- a CDS encoding DUF349 domain-containing protein: MEHPYGYIKDDKVYLKGFLNQEDRVIGEVKESEASTIKYFEDRFELAKKKVADLKKDIEENQNKGSFLMKLIHLRESLMQYDALGDFVPLIDELNEQEGYLNEIIQANRERNLEIKRGLIEEAREIMNDTDWKETSEKFRDLKLRWIKTGPVSPDLKDEIEAAFKETTDTFFENRKNYFDGLALQAEENIKVYESLVEQAREAFNMQDVKQAFEISKRIQKQWKESGKVPAEKRQPLWDEFSRLNNKIFGRFKRTMQNRPRQGGGYSSHPPRLRPYEVVKKIEKLAESMRDLSLGDTTPEKISKAKRLQAEWKSLPPKKPREAQQYSRLFVFFTDIVFEKSFLHKLARSKYDNYYDMDEQEQRKVKISIMKDLVSRDEKELETVKENSENFRSHEPDFETMLYRKISAYKRKLDVKNHIIKELSNK; this comes from the coding sequence ATGGAGCATCCATACGGATACATTAAAGACGACAAAGTTTATTTAAAAGGTTTTTTGAATCAGGAGGACAGAGTGATTGGAGAGGTCAAGGAAAGCGAAGCCTCCACTATCAAGTACTTTGAAGATCGGTTTGAACTAGCGAAGAAGAAAGTCGCTGACCTGAAGAAAGACATCGAAGAAAATCAGAACAAGGGTTCCTTTCTAATGAAGCTTATTCATTTGAGGGAATCATTGATGCAGTACGATGCCCTTGGGGATTTTGTACCCTTGATCGATGAACTAAACGAACAGGAAGGATACCTAAATGAGATCATCCAAGCCAATCGTGAACGTAACTTGGAAATCAAGCGGGGCCTAATCGAGGAAGCCCGTGAGATCATGAATGATACCGACTGGAAGGAGACATCTGAAAAATTCAGGGACCTAAAGCTTCGATGGATCAAAACAGGGCCTGTATCGCCTGATCTAAAGGATGAGATTGAAGCAGCTTTCAAGGAAACCACGGACACTTTTTTTGAAAATCGCAAAAATTATTTTGACGGCCTTGCCCTTCAGGCAGAAGAAAACATCAAAGTGTATGAATCCCTCGTGGAACAGGCCAGAGAAGCATTTAACATGCAGGATGTAAAGCAAGCCTTCGAGATCAGTAAGCGAATCCAAAAGCAGTGGAAGGAATCTGGAAAAGTACCCGCAGAAAAAAGACAGCCGCTCTGGGACGAGTTTTCAAGACTCAACAACAAGATCTTTGGTCGTTTCAAACGTACCATGCAAAACCGGCCACGTCAGGGCGGTGGCTATAGCAGCCATCCTCCTCGTTTGCGACCATATGAAGTGGTCAAAAAAATAGAAAAACTCGCGGAGTCCATGAGGGACCTCTCGCTAGGGGACACTACACCTGAGAAAATTTCCAAAGCAAAAAGACTACAAGCTGAATGGAAGTCCTTGCCTCCTAAAAAACCTAGGGAAGCACAACAATATTCAAGATTGTTCGTCTTCTTTACTGATATTGTATTTGAAAAATCTTTTTTGCATAAACTTGCAAGATCCAAATATGATAACTACTATGACATGGATGAGCAAGAACAAAGAAAAGTCAAAATCAGCATCATGAAAGACCTGGTCTCCAGAGACGAAAAAGAACTGGAAACAGTCAAAGAAAACTCAGAGAACTTCAGATCACATGAACCTGATTTCGAAACCATGTTGTATAGAAAAATCAGTGCGTACAAACGGAAGCTTGATGTAAAAAATCACATCATTAAGGAACTTTCAAACAAATAA
- a CDS encoding DUF2795 domain-containing protein: MYWTLELASYLEDAPWPATKDELIDYAIRTGTPLEVVENLQELEDDGEPYENIEEIWPDYPTKDDFFFNEDEY, translated from the coding sequence ATGTATTGGACGTTAGAATTAGCATCTTACTTGGAAGATGCACCATGGCCAGCTACTAAAGATGAATTGATCGATTATGCTATTCGGACAGGTACTCCTCTAGAAGTAGTGGAAAACCTACAGGAACTTGAAGATGATGGTGAACCGTATGAAAACATCGAAGAAATCTGGCCGGATTATCCAACAAAAGATGACTTCTTCTTCAATGAAGATGAATATTAA
- a CDS encoding LytR/AlgR family response regulator transcription factor, with amino-acid sequence MIRTIIIDDEPLAGQLVEEYLEAFSDFEVVAVCHDGFEGLKAIQRYEPDLIFLDVQMPRINGFEMLELIECPPAVIFTTAFDEYAVKAFDSHAIDYLLKPFSQSRFDESIKKFSLRENGDMVQKLLASKEVVAKEDFASRIVLKEKGEIKVVQVKDVEYLEANDDFVNVHSKGKKYMKNRTLKFFESVLDPQDFVRVHRSYIVKISEITSVEPYEKEGNVLRLRKGGAIPVSRSGMGKLKSVLGV; translated from the coding sequence ATGATCAGGACCATAATCATTGATGATGAGCCATTGGCGGGACAGCTTGTAGAGGAGTACTTGGAGGCTTTTTCCGATTTTGAAGTGGTGGCGGTTTGTCACGACGGTTTTGAGGGGCTAAAGGCCATCCAGCGGTATGAGCCCGATCTCATATTCTTGGATGTGCAAATGCCCAGGATAAATGGTTTTGAGATGCTGGAACTTATAGAGTGTCCCCCTGCGGTGATTTTTACTACCGCATTTGATGAATATGCAGTAAAGGCGTTCGATAGTCATGCTATAGATTATTTGCTGAAACCTTTTTCCCAATCCCGCTTTGATGAATCGATCAAGAAATTTTCACTGCGGGAAAATGGAGATATGGTACAGAAATTATTGGCGTCTAAGGAGGTGGTGGCCAAAGAAGACTTTGCAAGCAGAATAGTGCTTAAGGAAAAAGGGGAGATCAAAGTGGTCCAGGTAAAAGACGTGGAATACCTAGAGGCCAATGATGATTTCGTCAATGTCCATAGCAAAGGAAAAAAATATATGAAGAACAGGACTTTGAAGTTTTTTGAGTCAGTGCTCGATCCGCAGGATTTTGTCCGGGTGCATCGATCTTATATCGTCAAGATCTCAGAGATTACCAGTGTGGAGCCTTACGAGAAAGAAGGAAACGTACTTCGTCTTAGGAAGGGCGGGGCGATCCCTGTGAGCCGTAGTGGTATGGGTAAGCTGAAGAGCGTCCTAGGGGTATAA